The Gammaproteobacteria bacterium genome contains a region encoding:
- a CDS encoding sterol desaturase family protein has product MDFLNQVFSENQVFAWETRIADWFFYASILFLLFELVRLLVRKSLNWQVIGDTVTNFVTFFAFFISNILVLGIFYVGAYYLIYEYLSIARIPITPWSIALCVVAADFAYYWEHRFTHRVGFGWATHTVHHSSPYFNISVAYRFGPIDGIIPLFFHAPLALIGFHPLLIVFSETMVQIYQTALHTEVIGKLPKPVEAVMNTPSHHRVHHGSNPQYHDKNYAGMFIVWDRLFGTFEEEREKVVYGITKPLNSVNPITVFFHGFARLFRQIAGARDIRSAFGFLLRPPGWTPDPRA; this is encoded by the coding sequence ATGGACTTCCTGAATCAGGTTTTCTCCGAGAATCAGGTCTTTGCCTGGGAGACCCGGATAGCCGACTGGTTTTTCTATGCGTCGATCCTGTTCCTGCTGTTCGAACTCGTTCGCCTGCTGGTAAGGAAGTCGCTGAACTGGCAGGTGATCGGCGACACCGTCACCAACTTCGTTACCTTCTTTGCGTTTTTTATTTCCAATATCTTGGTGCTCGGCATTTTCTACGTCGGCGCCTACTACCTGATCTACGAGTATCTGAGCATTGCCCGAATACCGATCACTCCCTGGTCGATCGCGCTGTGCGTGGTGGCGGCCGATTTCGCGTATTACTGGGAACATCGATTCACGCACCGCGTTGGATTCGGCTGGGCTACGCACACCGTGCACCACAGTTCGCCCTACTTCAATATTTCCGTGGCCTATCGCTTCGGTCCGATCGATGGAATCATCCCCTTGTTCTTTCATGCTCCGCTGGCGCTGATTGGATTCCATCCACTTCTCATCGTGTTCTCCGAAACGATGGTTCAGATCTACCAGACCGCGCTGCACACGGAAGTGATCGGCAAATTGCCGAAACCCGTGGAAGCGGTGATGAACACACCCTCGCACCACCGCGTCCATCACGGCAGCAACCCGCAGTACCACGACAAGAACTACGCCGGGATGTTCATCGTCTGGGACCGGCTGTTCGGCACGTTCGAGGAAGAACGCGAAAAGGTGGTCTATGGAATCACGAAACCCCTCAACTCAGTCAATCCGATCACCGTGTTCTTCCACGGCTTTGCGCGCCTTTTCCGGCAGATCGCCGGCGCCAGGGACATACGCAGCGCATTCGGTTTCCTGTTGCGCCCGCCCGGCTGGACCCCCGACCCCAGGGCGTAA